A portion of the Nitratidesulfovibrio termitidis HI1 genome contains these proteins:
- the rpsP gene encoding 30S ribosomal protein S16 — protein sequence MSVKLRLARMGNKKRAFYRIVAVNSAARRDGRPLEFLGFYNPMVNPAEVKIDTAKVQKWLDQGAEPTDTVRALLKKQAG from the coding sequence ATGTCCGTGAAGCTGAGACTCGCCCGCATGGGCAACAAGAAGCGTGCCTTCTACCGGATCGTCGCCGTCAACAGCGCTGCGCGCCGCGATGGTCGTCCGCTGGAATTCCTGGGCTTCTACAACCCCATGGTGAATCCTGCCGAAGTGAAGATCGACACCGCAAAGGTGCAGAAGTGGCTGGACCAGGGCGCCGAGCCCACCGACACCGTCCGCGCCCTGCTCAAGAAGCAGGCCGGGTAG
- a CDS encoding KH domain-containing protein → MLKDLVEYIAKSLVDKPEDVHVTEVEGEQTSVLELKVAKEDLGKVIGKQGRTARAMRTILGAASTKARKRSVLEILE, encoded by the coding sequence ATGCTGAAGGATCTGGTCGAATACATCGCGAAATCCCTCGTCGACAAGCCGGAAGACGTGCATGTGACAGAGGTCGAGGGCGAACAGACGTCCGTTCTCGAACTGAAGGTAGCGAAGGAAGACCTCGGCAAGGTCATTGGCAAGCAGGGCCGCACGGCGCGTGCCATGCGCACCATTCTGGGTGCGGCATCCACCAAGGCGCGCAAGCGTTCCGTGCTCGAAATCCTCGAGTAG